Sequence from the Candidatus Paceibacterota bacterium genome:
TCCGCCTGGTCATCACCCAAGCCGCCGCACCCCCGGCCATGGCCGAATTCGGCCTCCATTTCAGCGCCCTCGCCGCCGCCGATTAGTCCGCAACCATGCGGCTGCGTTCGGGGACCGAATAGTTGGCTTGCATTAACTTCAGTCTCCCAGTTTGACGATGCGAAAGTCGTCGAACCGGATCCAGTGTTCCGCGTCGGCGGGGCCATGGTAACACTGAATACTGATTTCATCATCGGCCGGCGTGGGCAGTTCGCCGGTTGCGGCGGTCTGAAATTCCCCCTTCCCGTCCGGGCGGAACTGGGCGCTCCAGGAGTTTCCTGACACGACGATCCGTAGTTGCACCGTGTCGTTGGTCAACGCCTTGCGCCCCGGAATGATCATGACCTGCCCATCCACCAGTTCCTTCACCAGCTTGAACACGGGCTTGCCGCTGGAGTACCAGGTGATACCCGCCTGCTCGTATTGCTGCTTTGGCGGCTGACGGTTGCTGACAGTCGCTTCAATGGCGAAGCGGCCCGCGCGCCGGTCCGGCGCCTGGCGGACCAACGCGTTGCGCACCGTGCCGGCGTTGCCGGGGCGAACACGGATCTCCAGGGCGCCTGCGCGCACCTGCCAGTCCCGAGCGTCTTCACGCAGCCAGCGCCAGCCCGCAGCAGGTTTGGTGTCGAACCGATCTTCGAAGAGAACCGTCTCGCCCGCCAGGGCGGCCAACGCCGACAGGGACAGAAGGCATAGTAACGCCGATTTCATACAGGGCGCATGCGCGCGTTGGAAACCAGCTCAATATTGCTTGCCCGAATAGCCTCTCTTTGAGCGGCCGTGAGTTGCCGGGCGGGTTCGGTTGACCCGACCGTGTCTCCCATCACGCCCATCAGCGATAGCAGAAACTTGTAGGCGGCTACTTCGGCCCCGCCCTGCTTGACCGTTTTGCTCAAGTCGTTGATGCATCTGGCGATCGCCTCGCGCCGCGAGGTCGTGGTCGCCGGAACAAAGAACTCATTCGGCAGCGGGCTGACATGACCGATGATCCCGACGGTTCCTCTGGCGCCATGCAGGTAGCCTTCCAGGAACTGCCGTTGCTGCCCCTGATACACCGGCAACGCCCTCGCGTACCGATCAAGCCGATCCAGGTCTCCCGAGCTGTCCTTGAGGGCAACAACCGGAAACGGCAATGCTTCGACCGCCTCAAACGAAATATTTTGCCCTTGGGTGCGCGCGGGATTGTTGTAGAGGACGAGGGGCAACCCTGATGGCACAGATCGAAGACTCTCGACAAAGGGCGCGATCTCTTCCGAGCTTCCAAGGAAATAGAGGGGCATGATGACCGCGGCAAATACGCCCAATCGGCCGGCCTCCTGGTAGTTCCTTCGCGTCTCCTCCGCGTCGTCGCCGGTCACCCCGGCAAACACGCGCAGTTTCCCCTGGGCCTTCCGGGCAAAGCGCTCCAGCGCCCTGAGCCTTTGTTCATTCGTAAGGAAGCGGAATTCGCCCGCGTTGCCGACGGCAAAGATGTCTGTAGCCCCCAGAAAAACCAGATGATGGATCAGCTTCTCGATGCCGGCTTCGTCAATCTGCCTGTCGCTGGTCAATGGGGTAACGACTGGCAGTATGTTGGCCCTTGGCAGGGGGTGTCCTTGTTCAAAGAACTCAAACAAGACTTCATCCCGGCCCAGCCGTCCTCCTTTAGTCACCAGGGGTATGGACTTGAAAGACCCCTCCAGGGCCAATCCCCAGGGGATGCCCTCCCGAAAAGCGCCTTTCATCTCGACAGCGGAAATGCCCAGCGCGTTTCTAATCATCTCGGCGGTTTGGCCGCCGGAGATAAAGAGCGAGGAGACCTGCCGGGGCAGTTGTTTGTGGGCCACGACCTTGCCAAGGGCATTCAGGTGCGCCTGTTGGAAAACCGGATCTTCAGCAATCCGGTCCCGGGATGACTGAAGCAACACCGGCCTCATTGCTTTCAACCCTTGCAGAACCAGATGTTGCGCGCGGTCCACCTCGCGCCGGATGGCCTGGTCGCCCGCTCGGATGACGCTGGAATCAAAGACCACCGCAACCAGATTGGGTCCCAACGCCTGCCGCGCATATTCGACCTGTGAATTCATGGCCGGCTCCAGGGAGCATACGACCGCCAACGGAGCACTCCGGATTCGTCGGTCAATACTGGCAGAAAGCAACGTCGCTTGCTTCGGTTTTGTGTTGTTGGCCGCAACAGCCGCGAAGTACGCACGAAGAAACGTGCGGGAGCCCGCCACCAGAATCTTCTCCCGCGACAATGCCAGCTTTGCCGAGATTACGGCTTCAAAATCCTCCGGCTTGCATACATCCGGCATCAACACGAATTTTCCCTGAGGCTGGAGTCCGCGAAGAAAACCCAGCACCGCATCGGGGCCTCGCGTCATAATCCCGGTATCGATGGAAACAACCTGCTCCCGGAGAATCCCCAGTTCAGCCGCGATAAACTCCCGCAAATCGGAACTTGTCCACGAATGCTCCTCCGGCTTTGCCAGCACACTCTCGTGAAAGGGCCTCAAACGGCCGGCTTCGACATGGTAGTAGTGGCTGTGTTCAACCAACCGCCCCAGTTCGGGTTCCGCTGGAACGAACAACAGGAAAGCACAATCAAGCGATTCATAGAATCCCCTCAGGGCGTTCCCGATTCCGCGAAGTCTTGAATCAATCTGGAGCAGGGGAAGATTGCTTTCCCCGGACGGGAAGCGGGCGGCGAGCTGCTGATTCCGGACCTGGGCTTCTGCGCGAGATAAAGCTCTCGTGCCACTGTTAACGACCCAGACGCAGCTCTCATCCAGCGGCGACGCTTTCTGGCTCAATGACCGTGCGTCGGTGGTGATAACCCTCCCGCCCAAAGTCTCGCAAACGGACAAGGCAATCTGATCCGCCGATGTCGCATCATCCGCCAGGAGACAAACTGGAACTTGCTCCCTGGACACCGGCTTGGCCGCCGAGCGCATATTCTCGCGAATCTGGTTACGACGCACGTGGTTGAAGCTATTGACGGCGAGCAATGGTGTCAAACTTCCCGCCAGGGTCTGTCAGTAGCAGCACCCGGGTCGATCCGACTGGAATTCCAGCCAGCACGCGAACCGAGATTGACGAGCCGCATCGCATGGGCTCCGTGCAGGCGGCACAGGAGGGGAGAGCAGAGGTTATCAGGCGGCGAGTTCGTTGACTTGGGCGAGGCGGGCGCGCTCCTCTTCGGCCAGACCGAGGTCGCGACCGATAGCTCCGCGTTCCTCGCCGGCATGCTGCTTGGCGATCAGGACGTAGAGGGAGGGAATCACCAGCAAAGTAAACAAGGTGCCCAGGGCCATGCCCGCGACGATTGTAATCCCGATGGAGTTTCGCGCCGCGGCCCCCGCGCCGGTCACCAGCGTGAGCGGGAAGTGGCCGCAGATGGTGGCAGCGCTCGTCATGAGCACAGGACGCAGGCGGATGAGGGCGGCTTCGCGCACAGCATGGAGCTTGGGATGGCCGCAGCGCTGCAGCTCGTTGGCAAATTGGACGATGAGAATGCCGTTCTTGGAGACCAGGCCGATGAGCGTAACGAGGCCGACCTGGGAGTAGATGTTCAGGGTGGTGGTCCAGCCATCGGTGAAGAAGGCGGTGTTGGCGTCGGGCATCTTGAGGAAGCTGAATACCAGCGCCCCGAACATGGCCAGCGGGACCGACCCGAGCAGGATGATGAGCGGGTCGCGAAAGCTGTTGAACTGAGCCGCCAGCACCAGGAAAATCAGC
This genomic interval carries:
- a CDS encoding dihydrodipicolinate synthase family protein → MTPLLAVNSFNHVRRNQIRENMRSAAKPVSREQVPVCLLADDATSADQIALSVCETLGGRVITTDARSLSQKASPLDESCVWVVNSGTRALSRAEAQVRNQQLAARFPSGESNLPLLQIDSRLRGIGNALRGFYESLDCAFLLFVPAEPELGRLVEHSHYYHVEAGRLRPFHESVLAKPEEHSWTSSDLREFIAAELGILREQVVSIDTGIMTRGPDAVLGFLRGLQPQGKFVLMPDVCKPEDFEAVISAKLALSREKILVAGSRTFLRAYFAAVAANNTKPKQATLLSASIDRRIRSAPLAVVCSLEPAMNSQVEYARQALGPNLVAVVFDSSVIRAGDQAIRREVDRAQHLVLQGLKAMRPVLLQSSRDRIAEDPVFQQAHLNALGKVVAHKQLPRQVSSLFISGGQTAEMIRNALGISAVEMKGAFREGIPWGLALEGSFKSIPLVTKGGRLGRDEVLFEFFEQGHPLPRANILPVVTPLTSDRQIDEAGIEKLIHHLVFLGATDIFAVGNAGEFRFLTNEQRLRALERFARKAQGKLRVFAGVTGDDAEETRRNYQEAGRLGVFAAVIMPLYFLGSSEEIAPFVESLRSVPSGLPLVLYNNPARTQGQNISFEAVEALPFPVVALKDSSGDLDRLDRYARALPVYQGQQRQFLEGYLHGARGTVGIIGHVSPLPNEFFVPATTTSRREAIARCINDLSKTVKQGGAEVAAYKFLLSLMGVMGDTVGSTEPARQLTAAQREAIRASNIELVSNARMRPV